One genomic region from Nostoc sphaeroides encodes:
- a CDS encoding WD40 repeat domain-containing protein yields MTNFVSNHRISYLFSGHQDAVNSISFSPDGKTIASGSWDKTIKLWNIESGESQTLSGHTDKVWRVRYSPSNGNMIASASTDKTVRLWNAKSGEFLGELLGNTDIILDLSFSPDSKKIATASLDGTIKIWDTITKKELEILENPQGSYSVDFHPNGAKLAVVGYQDGSVKVWDLNTKTPKVIGHHKISATFVRFSHDGSLLASSSRDGIIKLWKDGQLLTTIEADKKEIYGLAFSPSDQILASVGEDRTIKLWQIDGTLSKTLVAHGYEIYDISFSPNYEDDQLIASASEDRTIRFGKIILEEKFDGSADNFAGSGDVSSFSENSDVISENTDFTRPCPNCTCSSIRDCKASFSQCCPQ; encoded by the coding sequence ATGACTAACTTCGTATCTAATCATAGAATATCATATCTTTTTTCAGGTCATCAAGATGCAGTAAACAGCATAAGTTTTAGTCCTGATGGTAAAACCATAGCCTCTGGAAGTTGGGACAAAACAATCAAACTCTGGAATATTGAAAGCGGAGAATCGCAGACACTTTCAGGTCATACAGATAAAGTATGGCGTGTGAGATACAGCCCTAGTAACGGTAATATGATTGCCTCTGCTAGCACAGATAAGACAGTCAGACTGTGGAATGCCAAAAGCGGAGAATTTTTAGGAGAACTTTTAGGAAATACAGATATTATCCTCGATCTCAGTTTTAGTCCAGATAGTAAAAAAATTGCCACAGCTAGTTTAGATGGAACAATTAAGATATGGGATACAATTACAAAAAAAGAATTGGAAATCCTAGAAAATCCCCAAGGATCTTATAGTGTTGATTTTCATCCTAATGGCGCAAAGCTTGCTGTTGTTGGCTATCAAGACGGAAGCGTCAAAGTGTGGGATTTAAATACAAAAACTCCAAAAGTGATTGGTCATCATAAAATATCGGCAACTTTTGTCAGGTTTAGTCATGATGGTAGTCTTCTGGCTTCTAGTAGTCGTGATGGCATAATTAAGCTCTGGAAAGATGGTCAACTCTTAACTACCATCGAAGCTGACAAAAAAGAGATATATGGGTTGGCTTTTAGTCCCAGCGATCAGATACTTGCTTCTGTCGGCGAAGATAGAACTATTAAGTTATGGCAAATTGATGGGACTCTCAGTAAAACTTTAGTAGCCCACGGATATGAAATATATGACATTAGTTTTAGCCCCAATTACGAAGACGATCAATTAATAGCGTCTGCTAGTGAAGATAGAACTATTAGATTCGGGAAAATCATTCTGGAAGAAAAGTTTGATGGTTCTGCTGATAATTTTGCAGGATCTGGTGATGTAAGTAGTTTTAGTGAAAATTCTGATGTTATTAGTGAAAATACTGATTTTACTAGACCTTGCCCAAACTGCACATGTAGTAGTATACGAGATTGTAAAGCTTCATTTTCTCAATGCTGTCCACAATAG
- a CDS encoding caspase family protein: MARYALVIGIAEYISPSLPRLSKTINDAEAIARLLEQYGDFQSVQRLPQRWNKDKNGYEMAASKVTGAQLGQDLRTFLLEQAANNEALIYFSGHGFTISDSLGQQKGYLATSDSQIEVAGNQIVEQKYGIPLDSLNELIRDSQLSSLVMLLDCCHSGYFLERQLIERTLNTFSSQKDYYLITACRGFERAGVIKSEEYSIFTGAVVKGLAIENASSNSRRISGDRLFDFISNELKGSVQEPIRMGWGRSITLVTYPQLDIPTGKKIAFNKKNPYRGLYAFELEQAQYFCGRDEAVRTLVSRLAESRFLAVIGYSGSGKSSLVKAGLLPQLKGDRLPGSSQWAIASFTPGEHPLGKLVDILTRQQQQNQPHLLFIDQFEEVFTLCQDDEERKAFIRLIAQEVKKGEGETRIILTIRGDFLNRCADYLEIITLINSIPPTSFIVTPMSFTELEEAIEKPAKLHGVTFEHGLVSQISADVINRPGALPILQYALKELWRVCIEEPESPEPLLTRKGYEEIGGVKGALDKRATILYESLTTIDQAFARCLFMELVQLGEAGEVTRRRASWDRLDAISDSPQQLQRVVGLLAGSQQRLIITDEKTVEVAHEALLSEWKLLNTWIAENLENIRLSRSLEEDCYEWQQRFNKADDALLAGAKLARFSEWANKTQRKLTPLETEFLRKSLERRDREIQAQLEQERQLRELAESRQKEAEARAIAEIEKAIAAEDKAKAEAARAKEAEASAKYQKQRTRLAIASAYGLTLLAIFTIGFGIRAEQNKNKAIQALISEPLQLLETNNQLEAMIASIKALEDLRDIGAENNNAVDQLKANVIDLVRESNRFQGHEDAVNSISFSPDGKTIASGSWDKTIKLWNIESGESQTLSGHTDKVWRVRYSPTNGNMIASASTDKTVRLWNAKSGEFLGELEGNTDIIIDLSFSPDSKKIATASFNGTIKIWDTTTKKELEILENPQGRNGSYSVDFHPNGAKLAVVGYQDGSVKVWDLNTKTPKIIGHRKISATFVRFSHDGRLLASSSGDGIITLWKDDQFLTTIKADKKEIYGLTFSPNDQMLTSVGEDGTIKLWQIDGTLSKPLVILRGHLGGVYDVSFNPKQESNLVIASAGEDKSIKLWKIIGKHNNINYSDYNKIYELQKYSCNYIWDFLYKNRKSNFKMAYNICKNLHQKQNF, encoded by the coding sequence ATGGCACGATACGCGCTTGTTATTGGCATCGCCGAGTATATTAGCCCATCATTACCGCGTTTGTCGAAGACTATAAATGATGCTGAGGCGATCGCGCGACTCTTAGAGCAATATGGTGATTTCCAGTCTGTACAAAGACTACCACAGCGTTGGAATAAAGATAAAAACGGCTATGAAATGGCAGCGTCAAAAGTTACTGGCGCTCAACTTGGCCAAGATTTGAGAACATTTTTACTAGAGCAAGCTGCTAATAATGAAGCGCTAATTTATTTTAGCGGACACGGTTTTACTATTTCCGACAGTTTGGGACAACAAAAGGGATATTTGGCGACTTCTGATTCTCAGATTGAAGTTGCGGGAAACCAAATTGTGGAGCAAAAATATGGTATTCCCCTAGATAGCCTTAACGAGTTAATTCGAGATTCGCAATTGAGTAGTTTAGTGATGCTACTCGATTGCTGTCATAGCGGCTATTTCTTAGAAAGACAATTAATAGAAAGAACTCTTAACACTTTCAGTTCACAAAAAGATTATTACTTAATTACAGCTTGTCGTGGCTTTGAACGCGCCGGAGTAATTAAAAGTGAAGAATACAGCATTTTCACAGGTGCAGTTGTTAAGGGATTGGCAATAGAAAATGCAAGTAGTAATAGTAGGCGAATTAGTGGCGATCGCTTGTTTGATTTCATCAGCAATGAACTGAAAGGTTCCGTTCAGGAGCCGATTCGCATGGGTTGGGGACGTTCCATTACTCTGGTTACTTATCCCCAATTAGATATTCCTACAGGAAAAAAAATTGCTTTCAATAAAAAAAATCCTTATCGGGGACTTTATGCATTTGAATTAGAGCAAGCGCAATATTTTTGTGGACGAGATGAAGCCGTTCGCACCCTAGTTTCGCGTTTAGCAGAGAGTCGATTTTTGGCTGTAATTGGCTATTCAGGTAGTGGTAAATCTTCTTTAGTAAAAGCAGGTTTGTTACCGCAACTGAAAGGCGATCGCCTCCCTGGAAGCAGTCAATGGGCGATCGCATCTTTTACACCAGGAGAGCATCCTTTAGGTAAACTCGTTGATATTTTGACTCGACAACAGCAGCAAAATCAACCGCATCTATTATTTATCGATCAATTTGAAGAAGTATTTACACTTTGTCAAGACGATGAGGAACGCAAAGCTTTTATCCGCTTAATAGCACAGGAAGTAAAAAAGGGTGAGGGAGAAACGCGGATAATTTTGACAATTCGCGGTGATTTCTTAAATCGTTGTGCTGACTATTTAGAAATTATTACTCTCATCAATAGCATTCCTCCCACATCATTTATCGTCACACCAATGTCTTTTACTGAGTTAGAAGAAGCAATAGAAAAACCAGCAAAATTACATGGTGTCACGTTTGAGCATGGTTTAGTTTCGCAAATTTCTGCTGATGTTATCAACCGTCCGGGTGCATTACCTATACTGCAATACGCGCTTAAAGAATTGTGGCGAGTTTGTATTGAGGAACCTGAATCGCCAGAACCGCTTTTAACTCGCAAAGGCTATGAAGAAATTGGCGGCGTTAAAGGAGCTTTAGATAAACGAGCGACAATTTTATATGAAAGTTTAACGACTATAGATCAAGCCTTTGCGCGTTGCTTGTTTATGGAATTGGTGCAGTTAGGTGAAGCTGGAGAAGTGACGCGGCGGCGTGCTAGCTGGGATAGATTAGATGCAATTTCAGATTCTCCGCAACAATTGCAACGAGTTGTAGGATTGCTAGCAGGTTCTCAACAACGTTTGATTATCACTGATGAAAAGACGGTTGAAGTTGCTCATGAAGCACTTTTATCTGAGTGGAAATTATTAAATACTTGGATTGCTGAAAACTTAGAAAATATTCGTCTGAGTCGGTCTTTAGAAGAAGATTGCTACGAATGGCAACAAAGGTTTAATAAAGCGGATGATGCACTATTAGCGGGTGCAAAATTAGCTAGATTTTCTGAGTGGGCGAATAAGACTCAGCGAAAACTTACGCCATTAGAAACAGAATTTTTACGTAAGAGTTTGGAGAGACGTGACAGAGAAATTCAAGCTCAATTAGAGCAGGAGCGTCAACTTAGAGAACTAGCAGAGTCTCGACAAAAAGAAGCAGAAGCTAGAGCCATAGCCGAAATTGAAAAAGCTATAGCAGCAGAAGATAAAGCTAAAGCCGAAGCTGCAAGAGCAAAAGAGGCAGAGGCAAGTGCTAAATATCAAAAACAACGAACTAGACTAGCGATCGCGTCAGCCTATGGACTAACATTACTGGCTATTTTTACCATTGGGTTTGGAATTAGGGCAGAACAGAATAAAAATAAAGCGATTCAAGCTTTAATTTCTGAACCTTTACAGCTTTTGGAAACTAACAATCAACTGGAAGCAATGATAGCAAGTATCAAAGCACTAGAAGATTTAAGAGATATAGGAGCAGAAAATAATAATGCTGTAGATCAACTAAAAGCTAATGTAATTGATCTAGTAAGAGAGTCAAACCGTTTCCAAGGACATGAAGATGCAGTAAACAGCATAAGTTTTAGTCCTGATGGTAAAACCATAGCCTCTGGAAGTTGGGACAAAACAATCAAACTCTGGAACATTGAAAGCGGAGAATCGCAGACACTTTCAGGTCATACAGATAAAGTATGGCGTGTGAGATACAGCCCTACGAACGGTAATATGATTGCCTCTGCTAGCACAGATAAGACAGTCAGACTGTGGAATGCCAAAAGCGGAGAATTTTTGGGAGAACTCGAAGGAAATACAGACATTATCATCGATCTCAGCTTTAGTCCAGATAGTAAAAAAATTGCCACAGCTAGTTTCAATGGAACAATTAAGATATGGGATACAACTACAAAAAAAGAATTGGAAATCCTAGAAAATCCCCAAGGTAGAAACGGATCTTATAGTGTTGATTTTCATCCGAATGGCGCAAAGCTTGCTGTTGTTGGCTATCAAGATGGAAGCGTCAAGGTGTGGGATTTAAATACAAAAACTCCAAAAATAATTGGTCATCGTAAAATATCGGCAACTTTTGTCAGGTTTAGTCATGATGGTCGTCTTCTGGCTTCTAGTAGTGGTGATGGCATCATTACGCTCTGGAAAGATGATCAATTCTTAACTACCATCAAAGCTGACAAAAAAGAGATATATGGGTTGACTTTTAGTCCCAACGATCAGATGCTTACTTCTGTCGGTGAAGATGGAACTATTAAGTTATGGCAAATTGATGGGACTCTCAGCAAACCTTTAGTAATTCTAAGAGGTCATCTTGGTGGAGTTTATGATGTAAGTTTTAACCCTAAGCAAGAAAGTAATTTAGTTATTGCTTCAGCAGGTGAAGATAAGAGTATCAAACTTTGGAAAATAATTGGTAAACACAATAATATTAATTATTCTGATTACAATAAAATATATGAACTTCAAAAATATAGCTGTAATTATATTTGGGATTTTTTATATAAAAATCGAAAATCCAATTTTAAAATGGCGTATAATATTTGCAAAAATCTGCACCAAAAACAAAACTTTTAG
- a CDS encoding DNA-directed RNA polymerase subunit omega, protein MLKRSKFETTQSQIMHRSEELISAASNRYRITVQVANRAKRRRYEDFENNEDAMMKPVLRAIIEMSDELTQPEIIGEL, encoded by the coding sequence ATGCTAAAGCGTTCTAAGTTCGAGACAACTCAATCTCAGATTATGCACCGTTCTGAGGAGTTGATTAGTGCAGCCTCAAATCGTTACCGCATTACGGTTCAGGTGGCAAATCGTGCTAAACGTCGGCGTTATGAAGACTTTGAAAATAATGAAGATGCGATGATGAAGCCAGTACTAAGGGCAATTATCGAAATGTCCGATGAATTGACTCAGCCAGAAATTATTGGCGAACTATAA
- a CDS encoding S8 family serine peptidase produces MRHEKLSPGLLLAFQDYQNEGDQALVTHKRSLGIIAHKSPVKPTKSVVFIYCDHDADLSYLSQYNIEVNQNSGSVRTAFLPIESLKVLSEEDIIQRIKPSRKLHLKMDTALGTVKLPEFQNKTGLTGKGVIIGIIDSGIDPKHPAFAGRILHIWDQTLPGPGVTEGRYGAELTGAQLTISQDTGGHGTHVAGIAAGADASYGGVAPEAELVIVRSDLQDAHIADSVRYIFRVARELGRPAVVNLSLGGHADAHDGSDSLSKVIDAETGPGKIVCCAAGNEGNDNIHGQATIPSGRTCGMRFNVPLNQIDIVWLNGWYSKDSELEVSLRSPNGFVTPFQKIITEGNAAQDYQLPDARVQLATPAPDKANGDHNFFVQIRGIDPSPVMGGIWQLRVRNCSSTDTCLNVWTLDDTSSVFFTGKSVKDAVKIGSPGAASSAITVAAYTTKTKYTDIDNKEQEMGLELHTISEFSSEGPLRNNGHKPDVAAPGAMIISTLSADANFDRSSMINSKFVVRAGTSMATPFVSGLVALLLQRDHTLDPAGVKDLLRKNSAIPGKPPGTFDEKWGYGVINAANL; encoded by the coding sequence ATGAGGCACGAAAAACTTTCTCCCGGATTACTTTTGGCATTTCAAGACTATCAAAATGAAGGAGATCAAGCTTTAGTTACACACAAGCGATCGCTTGGCATCATTGCCCACAAAAGCCCAGTCAAGCCCACTAAGAGCGTCGTTTTTATCTACTGCGACCATGATGCAGACTTAAGTTATCTATCACAATATAATATTGAAGTCAATCAAAACTCTGGGAGTGTGCGGACGGCTTTTTTACCGATAGAGAGTTTAAAAGTCTTATCTGAAGAAGATATCATCCAACGCATTAAGCCATCACGCAAACTTCATTTGAAGATGGACACTGCACTAGGAACAGTCAAATTGCCGGAGTTCCAGAATAAAACGGGACTGACTGGTAAAGGAGTAATCATCGGCATTATAGACAGTGGCATTGATCCGAAACACCCCGCCTTTGCTGGACGAATTTTACACATTTGGGATCAAACACTGCCAGGGCCAGGAGTGACGGAAGGCCGCTATGGGGCTGAATTGACGGGAGCGCAACTAACAATTTCTCAGGATACTGGGGGTCATGGTACTCACGTTGCGGGAATTGCTGCCGGTGCTGATGCTAGCTATGGCGGTGTCGCACCAGAAGCGGAATTAGTTATCGTCAGGTCAGATTTACAGGATGCCCACATTGCTGATTCTGTGCGTTACATTTTCCGAGTTGCTAGAGAATTGGGACGCCCAGCAGTGGTAAATCTCAGCTTGGGTGGACATGCTGACGCCCATGATGGTAGTGATTCTTTATCCAAAGTTATTGATGCCGAAACTGGCCCTGGAAAAATTGTTTGCTGTGCTGCGGGTAACGAAGGGAACGATAACATTCATGGTCAAGCGACGATACCCAGTGGACGCACTTGTGGTATGCGCTTTAATGTCCCTTTGAATCAAATAGACATAGTTTGGTTAAACGGTTGGTATTCCAAAGACAGCGAATTGGAAGTGTCGCTGCGGAGTCCTAACGGTTTTGTTACCCCTTTCCAAAAAATAATTACTGAGGGTAATGCCGCACAAGATTATCAGTTACCAGATGCACGGGTGCAATTAGCGACACCAGCGCCAGATAAAGCCAACGGCGACCATAATTTCTTTGTGCAAATACGCGGTATTGACCCCTCGCCAGTCATGGGAGGTATTTGGCAACTGCGAGTCCGTAACTGTTCTTCAACTGACACATGTTTGAATGTGTGGACACTAGATGATACTTCATCAGTGTTTTTTACAGGTAAAAGTGTGAAGGATGCGGTAAAAATTGGTTCGCCGGGAGCCGCCAGCAGTGCAATTACAGTTGCTGCCTATACTACTAAAACCAAGTACACAGATATTGATAATAAAGAGCAAGAAATGGGGTTAGAATTGCATACTATTTCGGAGTTCAGTAGTGAAGGGCCGCTACGGAATAATGGACACAAGCCGGATGTAGCAGCACCCGGAGCAATGATTATTTCCACCCTTTCCGCCGATGCAAATTTTGACCGCTCATCGATGATTAATTCCAAGTTTGTGGTACGGGCTGGTACGAGTATGGCGACACCGTTTGTTAGTGGGTTAGTGGCACTACTGTTGCAGCGCGATCATACACTTGATCCGGCTGGTGTGAAAGACTTGCTCCGTAAAAATAGTGCTATTCCTGGAAAACCCCCAGGCACATTTGATGAAAAATGGGGTTATGGAGTGATTAACGCAGCTAATTTGTAA
- a CDS encoding glycoside hydrolase family 13 protein — MQIQTPDWVKHAVFYQIFPDRFARSKQPRKRLLQEARWEDWDSMPTLQGYKGGDLWGIMEGLDYIQDLGINAIYFTPIFQSASNHRYHTHDYYQVDPMLGGNAAFKELLDAAHQRNIKVVLDGVFNHSSRGFFFFHDVLENGPHSPWVNWFKIEGWPLSAYNGELPANYVGWAGNRALPEFNHDNPEVREYIMEIAEYWIKFGIDGWRLDVPFEIKTPGFWQEFRDRVKAVNPEAYIVGEVWGDSREWLDGTQFDGVMNYLFAGPTIAFAAGDRVVLEQVQSRDYQPYPPLFATEYATKIQEVLQLYPWEIQLTQLNLLASHDTARLMTIAGGDIGSIELSTLLLLTFPGAPSIYYGDEVGLPGAIDPDSRRSFPLESNWNQEIFNTHRQLIALRHTYPALRTGDYQVLHAQGQIYIFARTLGTEELIIAVNAGTSSATANTDVVSLRTQPNKLLYGTAEVEWNSQGETQQLSLTVPARSGCILGVGSRE; from the coding sequence ATGCAAATTCAAACACCAGACTGGGTAAAGCACGCGGTTTTCTACCAAATCTTTCCAGACCGCTTTGCCAGAAGCAAACAGCCGCGCAAACGGCTATTGCAGGAAGCCCGTTGGGAAGATTGGGACTCTATGCCAACACTCCAGGGCTATAAAGGCGGCGACTTATGGGGCATCATGGAGGGTTTAGACTACATCCAGGATTTGGGAATTAACGCGATTTACTTTACACCCATTTTTCAATCCGCCAGCAATCATCGCTATCATACCCACGATTATTATCAAGTTGACCCCATGCTAGGCGGCAATGCGGCTTTTAAGGAATTGCTTGATGCAGCCCATCAACGGAATATCAAAGTTGTTCTAGATGGCGTATTTAACCATTCCAGCCGGGGTTTTTTCTTCTTCCACGACGTTTTAGAGAATGGGCCACATTCGCCTTGGGTAAATTGGTTCAAAATTGAAGGCTGGCCCCTTTCAGCATACAATGGAGAATTACCTGCAAATTACGTGGGTTGGGCAGGAAATCGTGCTTTACCAGAATTTAACCACGACAACCCAGAAGTGCGGGAATATATTATGGAAATTGCCGAATATTGGATTAAATTCGGCATTGATGGTTGGCGATTAGATGTACCATTTGAAATAAAAACACCTGGATTTTGGCAGGAATTCCGCGATCGCGTCAAGGCAGTCAATCCCGAAGCTTACATTGTCGGCGAAGTGTGGGGAGATTCCCGCGAGTGGTTGGATGGAACACAATTTGACGGCGTGATGAATTATCTATTTGCAGGGCCGACAATTGCCTTTGCAGCAGGCGATCGCGTAGTCTTAGAACAAGTCCAAAGCCGCGACTATCAACCCTACCCACCCTTATTTGCCACCGAGTACGCCACCAAAATTCAAGAAGTACTGCAACTTTACCCTTGGGAAATTCAGCTAACTCAACTGAATTTGCTTGCAAGTCACGATACAGCCCGATTGATGACCATTGCAGGCGGTGATATAGGTAGTATAGAATTATCAACTTTACTGTTACTCACCTTTCCCGGTGCGCCCAGCATTTACTATGGTGATGAAGTTGGTTTACCTGGTGCAATAGATCCAGACTCACGTCGTAGTTTTCCTTTAGAGAGTAACTGGAATCAAGAAATTTTCAATACTCATCGTCAATTAATTGCCCTGCGCCACACATACCCAGCCTTGCGTACAGGTGATTACCAAGTTCTCCATGCTCAAGGACAAATTTATATCTTTGCGCGAACTTTAGGGACAGAGGAATTAATAATTGCCGTCAACGCTGGCACAAGTTCGGCAACAGCCAATACAGATGTCGTCAGTTTGCGGACTCAACCCAACAAACTGTTATATGGAACTGCTGAAGTTGAGTGGAATAGTCAAGGAGAAACTCAGCAATTGTCATTGACTGTTCCTGCACGCAGTGGCTGCATTCTGGGAGTAGGGAGTAGGGAGTAG
- a CDS encoding glucose-1-phosphate adenylyltransferase encodes MKKVLSIILGGGAGTRLYPLTKLRAKPAVPVAGKYRLIDIPVSNCINSEIFKIYVLTQFNSASLNRHIARTYNFTGFSEGFVEVLAAQQTPENPNWFQGTADAVRQYLWLMEEWDVEEYLILSGDHLYRMDYRQFIQRHRETGADITLSVIPIDERRASDFGLMKIDDSGRVIDFSEKPKGEALTKMRVDTSVLGLSKEQAQQQPYIASMGIYVFKKEVLFKLLREGIERTDFGKEIIPDASKDYNVQAYLFDDYWEDIGTIEAFYHANLALTQQPQPPFSFYDEKAPIYTRARYLPPTKLLECHITESIIGEGCILKNCRIQHSVLGVRSRIESGCIIEESLLMGADFYQASVERQCSLVENDIPVGIGTDTTIRGAIIDKNARIGHDVKIINKDNVQEAERESQGFYIRSGIVVVLKNAVIPDGTII; translated from the coding sequence GTGAAAAAAGTTTTATCAATCATTCTTGGTGGTGGCGCGGGTACTCGGCTTTACCCGCTAACCAAACTCCGTGCTAAACCAGCAGTACCAGTAGCGGGGAAATACCGCCTAATCGATATCCCTGTCAGTAACTGCATCAATTCCGAAATATTCAAAATCTACGTCCTGACACAATTCAACTCAGCTTCCCTGAATCGTCATATCGCCCGTACATATAACTTTACGGGCTTCAGCGAAGGGTTTGTGGAAGTACTAGCTGCACAACAAACACCAGAAAACCCTAACTGGTTCCAAGGTACAGCCGATGCTGTACGTCAATATCTGTGGTTAATGGAAGAATGGGATGTAGAAGAATATCTCATCCTCTCAGGCGATCACCTCTACCGCATGGATTATCGCCAGTTTATCCAGCGCCATAGGGAAACCGGGGCTGATATTACTCTCTCAGTCATCCCCATCGATGAGCGTCGCGCCTCAGATTTTGGCTTGATGAAAATTGACGATTCTGGTAGGGTAATCGATTTTAGCGAAAAACCCAAAGGTGAAGCGTTAACCAAAATGCGTGTTGATACAAGTGTACTGGGATTATCAAAAGAACAGGCCCAGCAACAGCCTTATATCGCCTCAATGGGGATTTATGTCTTTAAAAAAGAGGTTTTGTTCAAGTTGTTGAGAGAAGGTATAGAAAGGACTGATTTCGGTAAAGAAATTATTCCTGATGCCTCTAAAGATTACAACGTTCAAGCTTACCTTTTTGATGACTACTGGGAAGATATTGGGACAATCGAGGCATTTTATCATGCCAATTTAGCACTGACTCAGCAGCCCCAGCCACCCTTTAGTTTTTACGATGAAAAAGCACCAATTTATACCCGCGCTCGTTACTTGCCTCCGACTAAACTTTTAGAGTGCCATATCACAGAATCAATTATTGGGGAAGGTTGCATTTTGAAAAATTGCCGCATTCAACATTCAGTTTTAGGAGTGCGATCGCGGATTGAATCTGGCTGCATCATCGAAGAATCTTTGCTCATGGGTGCAGATTTTTACCAAGCTTCTGTGGAACGCCAATGTAGCTTAGTAGAAAATGACATTCCTGTAGGTATCGGTACAGACACTACCATTCGCGGTGCCATCATCGATAAAAATGCCCGCATCGGTCACGATGTCAAAATTATCAATAAAGATAATGTGCAAGAAGCTGAACGCGAAAGTCAAGGTTTCTATATCCGCAGTGGCATCGTTGTCGTGTTGAAAAATGCTGTAATTCCTGATGGAACCATCATTTAA
- a CDS encoding CU044_2847 family protein: MSEVQQLFFQADGEIEQIEINVTATETTQEIDEDDDGIEYKDVRTDAIARMQQARQMIRSYTIYALSAFKDFNTAEIEEVRLKFGIKLGGKAGIPYITEGSAESNLEIEVKCKFPEKPKPDSQ, from the coding sequence ATGTCAGAAGTACAGCAACTATTTTTCCAAGCAGATGGGGAAATTGAGCAGATTGAGATTAATGTCACAGCAACCGAAACAACTCAGGAAATTGACGAGGATGATGATGGCATAGAATACAAGGATGTGCGAACAGATGCGATCGCTCGGATGCAACAAGCTCGTCAAATGATTCGCTCTTATACTATCTATGCTCTTAGTGCTTTTAAAGACTTCAATACTGCTGAGATTGAGGAGGTAAGACTTAAATTTGGCATTAAGCTGGGTGGTAAGGCAGGTATCCCTTACATTACCGAAGGCTCTGCTGAAAGTAATCTGGAAATTGAGGTGAAGTGTAAGTTTCCAGAAAAACCAAAACCTGATTCACAGTAA
- a CDS encoding fasciclin domain-containing protein: protein MADLVETAINAGNFNTLVKAAEAANFIETLKSPGSFTLFAPTDEAFANLPEGTLESLLQDIPKLQKIVAYHIASGDVRSDDLVQINEAETLEGSIVAIESANGKFKVNNANVIKTDILTDNGVIHVIDAVLMPAMVAGS from the coding sequence ATGGCTGACCTTGTGGAAACTGCTATCAACGCGGGAAACTTCAATACGCTGGTAAAGGCTGCTGAAGCTGCAAATTTCATAGAGACTCTAAAAAGTCCTGGTTCTTTCACATTATTTGCACCAACTGACGAAGCCTTTGCCAATCTGCCAGAGGGAACCTTAGAATCGCTACTACAAGATATCCCTAAGCTCCAGAAAATTGTCGCATATCATATCGCTAGTGGGGATGTTCGGTCTGATGATTTGGTACAGATTAATGAGGCAGAGACGCTTGAAGGGTCAATTGTCGCTATTGAATCTGCCAACGGGAAATTTAAGGTAAATAACGCCAATGTCATCAAAACAGACATTTTGACAGACAATGGCGTGATCCACGTTATTGATGCGGTGTTGATGCCTGCAATGGTTGCGGGGAGTTAG
- a CDS encoding AAA family ATPase, which yields MTKNSDYSSLLSFNSSLLTSHSSLFLLIGLPGSGKSTLAKQLLTECPQMLLISTDGIRGQLFGSQAIQGPWLVIWQEVERQFQQAISTKNTAVFDATNAQRRHRREVIALARDLGFTHITGIWVDTPVWLCLARNKKRSRQVPEEIILRMHRQLRDAPPSLEEGLDRLIRLSEKSEYGNCDRLLSENHT from the coding sequence ATGACTAAAAATTCTGATTACTCTTCACTCCTGAGTTTTAATTCTTCACTCCTAACTTCTCACTCCTCACTTTTTTTATTGATTGGTCTTCCAGGTAGCGGTAAGTCAACTTTGGCAAAACAATTACTCACAGAATGCCCCCAGATGCTGCTGATTTCTACCGATGGCATCCGGGGGCAACTGTTCGGTTCCCAAGCCATTCAGGGGCCGTGGCTGGTGATTTGGCAAGAAGTTGAACGGCAATTTCAGCAAGCTATTTCTACAAAGAATACAGCTGTTTTCGATGCTACCAATGCCCAGCGCCGCCATCGTCGTGAAGTTATTGCTTTAGCCCGTGACTTGGGTTTTACCCACATTACGGGAATTTGGGTGGATACGCCAGTGTGGCTGTGTTTAGCACGGAATAAAAAGCGATCGCGCCAAGTTCCTGAAGAAATCATCTTGCGGATGCACCGTCAACTCCGGGATGCCCCCCCAAGCCTGGAAGAGGGACTAGACAGGCTGATCCGCTTATCAGAAAAATCGGAGTACGGAAATTGCGATCGCTTGTTGAGCGAGAACCACACTTGA